Within Trichoderma atroviride chromosome 2, complete sequence, the genomic segment TCGTCCGAATATTCCTAGCCGACCGGCTTTTCTTTGGAATGACCGAGATTGTCTACGCATTAGAGTTGATCGGGCGTTTTGGCGTGGCCTGGTGGTtggcatccttcttctcgccgccaaagGATGTCACTATTGGCACTTAGCGCTGCATATAAGGATTTAGATGCAGAAGCTTCTCGGGCCAACGTCTCGGGGCATCTGAGGCTTATTACGTATCTTGTCTATATTCAGCTGGCCGGCTTCCACATACTTTGCCTCCGCGTATAATACGCGGAAACATCTATCCGTCGGAAGGTATTTACTAATTCTACCGCCTCTGTTTTATGCTACACGAGTCGCACTCTATGGAAAATAGTAGCAAGGCTGACGTTGTAATAGCTAGGATCATAGCAAAGGCCCGCAAAATGATTTGAGTTTCTGATCTACCGAGGAGAGTCCCGCAAGAGTCAGCACATGGCTAGCCGTGCGGCAAAATGCAGCAGAGATGCAATAGCCGCATCTAACAAGACAAGCATGATACAATGGGCGGCGAAATCAAAGGCACCAGCGTAACGACCGAGCGGGCCCGCCTGCAGCTCATTCCAAATTCTAACAATTTGAGGTGTTTTGTCTATTCGATATGCTGCATCGGCTGGAGTCTAGGAGCCACTTTTCGATCTAAACAGCTCATGACAAATAGCTGCAGCCAATGGGTGGCGAGACCCGTGGCTATATTGCTTGCAGCGACATCCAACGGGGAATAGTGCATAGTACTGCGTGCCGGGCAGCTGATGGTACTTTGCTCCAATCTTAGCCGATCAAACTGAGAAGACGGTATTTGAGTTTCGGAATGCAGATGCCCTGGACCGGCTCGGGCGTCAGATAGGCTATCTTCTCCAATGACGGGGATTTTGGAAGAATACCGCATTACCCCCCGAATATGTATAtcgaaaaacaaaaacctTGGctgagagaggaaaaaagatataaaggCCAATGATTCTCTCTCCAATATGCATCTCCAATCCTTCCAGCTAAGCTTCAACCAACGAGCCACCAGCAATAGCTCCACGTCACAACCCTGATTGAATCCCACGTCATCGACAGCGCCGTGCCTCAAACAGCCCCGCCAAAAGCTGAAATTACATTTCGGTATGCTCCAACCACCAATTGCGAAATCCCCCCGCCAATCTAGTTGCGAAGCTTGTAATAGCTCTCCTCTCCAAGGAGCTATATATCTTTGCCTTTATCCATCTTTACCAAACTTTTACACCTTCATTGACGTCTCTAACAACTCTTTCTGCATTAGAAAAATAACCAGTTACTTCCCAAGAACTATACATACATAACCTCCAATCACCATGCCTCTCACCGGACACTGCCTCTGCAAAGCCGTCACCTACACGGCCGACGTCGACGCACCCCTCGTTACCGGCTACGATCACTGCGACGACTGCCAACGCCAGACTGGCTCAACCTACTGTATGCAGACACTTGCCTTTGGAAACATCGTGTTGAAGTTTACATGGACATAATTGCTGACTCAATTCCTGCCAGctctcgtcgccgtcgtccCCAAAGACAAGCTGACCATCAACGGCCCCGTCAAGACGTGGACCGGCACGGCCGCCTCCGGAAACAAAGTCGACCGACTCTTCTGCTCCGAGTGCGGCTCTCCCATTGCCCACGACCCTTCAGCTGCCCCGGAAATCATTGTCCTCAAGGCTGGCACTCTCGACACCGAGATTAAGAAGAACTTGAAGCCTGTGAGTTTTAATCACCCTTGAGTCTCGAGAATATCTGTTTCTAACCTACCATAAATAGGACACTGAAATCTGGACCGCCGGCAAACTGCCTTTCTGCCAGGAGCATCTGGCCAAGCCTTTCAAGTTCATGCCAGAGTAACTAGTTCAAGGcgaaaaataaaatctaaTAATGTAATTATAAACGTATACTTGTTCATAGGCATAAAAGCACAATTTTTGGCGAATTGATTCCACTGTACACTGGTGCGGATTCACTTTATCTACCCATGTAGGTACTGATACTGCATCATATAACCACGGCCCACGTGTAGATCATGAAAATGAAAGTGCATTACTCATACTCGATTACTAGAATGCCTTTGAAGGCGTTATGATACAATTGAAGCCCATCCCATTTGCCAGTCAACGCCTAACCTGCATATCCCAATGTTCCCCCAATGATCTTTCTGTTACAATACACCTATGACAATAGCGCCAGCAATCGCAACGGCTAACCCAGACTTCccgaatgaagaagaggaaacgGCGCCAGATGATTCATGATCAGAGAATGGAGCTGACTCAGGATTCTCCCCCGGAAGTAGCCACTCGAGGGTTGTAACAATTGGCTCCAAGCTGTTGGTAGATGTGAATGAGTTGGTTGGCAGAAATGGAAGGGTTGGATCGATTGTAATCGATGGATCGATAGGTACAGCGGTGTTGGTTTGTTGCACatcgaagccatcaatgcAAGTCTTCTGAGGCTCTGCAGCCCCTGCAGCGGGAGCGGCGGTTTGGTTGAAGGCCCAAGGACCTTGTGACGCGATTGCGGTTTGGTTCACGCCCTTGAATGTTTCGACTGGTGAGCCATCGCTGCTGGTGGGCGTGGGAATCACGGTGCCCGCTTCAGCCGGTGTAGACAAGGTTGAGACAGCTGCGGCTGTTGGAGTCCCAGTGCACAAAGCTTTTGATGCCGCATCCAGGATCTTGCTCCAGTACTCATCGTTCTCGCCATGAAAGCCATGCTCCAAGAGACACTTCTGGCACTCAATCCAGGCAGAGAAAGTAGTTCCCCTGCAGTGACAGTCTTCGTGAGCCTTGGCATAGTTGGGCTCATTGGCCTCAAAGTGGCATGTGTTGTCTCTGAAGATGACTTCAACACATGGAAGAGTAAAGTCGTTTCCTGGCTGAGGTGTCACGCTGTCAACCCGACAGATATCTGAATGGTTAGAGACGCCAAATTCGCTTTCAGAGCAAACAACGGCGGCGGATGCAGAGACGGTAGTCatcagagctgctgcagcggcagcaagaaTGGTGGCGGCGTGATATTTCATGGTGAATATGTCTGAATAGAAGCTGAGTCTATGATGAATGATGATGCTTTGGCCCTGGTGAAgtccaaaaaaagcaaatagaaaagaaattctGTATGTAAACAAAAGAGCACGGCGAGCAATACTGGGATGGATAAACTTGAGAGTTGAAAAGAATTAAGTTGAAGGCtgagcaaagaagaagatacaGGCAGTCTGCGTGTCTCTTTCCTGCTGTGTGATGAACCTTGTCGCTAAGTGACTGTTCCTCCCTGTTTGGAGCTTATCTGGAAACCTGGAAACTGCACTTTGAGAGGTTGCAACAGCGCGTAAATTGCATAACGGGAAGCGACAAACCGCAGACAAAGAGTTACAACGAATGACTCAAGGTTGAGACTACTCAAGGTTGAGACTACGCAAGGCATTGGTAGCTATGAGCTTGTTGGTGTTTGAAAACAATGTTGCCATTAATCTAGTACATCTATAAAGGTAGATCAACattaaataaagaaacaGTCATATATCCGTTACGCCGTATGGCTCGTTACATGCCGAATAAGTAGCAGtagaaacaaaagagaacTAACCCCCCCTCTCATTCCATCACTATAATACACccaagagaaggaggagcgATCCAGTGATGCCACCCATAACcagcaggctgctgctcaaaacagccgaagaagctgcattCTTACTTGGAGCTTCCGGCTCTTGCTTCTGTACGGAGTTGGTCTCTGAGGCAGCAGAAGTGAAGCAGCTTGCTGTGCCGCATTTGTACCCGCTGGGACAGCATCCGGCCACGGATCCTGCATCCTTTCCACACAAGAACCAGCCGCCTGCACACTTATCCGATGCCGTCGCGGTGGGCACGTCGTCTGCAGGGACAACCACGGTGACGCCATGGGAGATGATTGTCGAGGATGACGCCGGGCAGGAGAACGTCTGGCAATCGCGGTCGGTGCGGCAGCAACCGCCTCCATGAGTGGCCAGGCAACCATAGAAGCCGGTTGGACAGCCACTTTGAGTTTCGCCTGACTGGGTTGTCATGGGCGCCGAGGAGGTTGAAGTGGAAGTAGAAGAGGTGGAAGTAGCGTCTGTCGGTCTGTATGGCGGCGCTCCCGTTGCGGTCTCGGTTCCAGGGCCTGTGGCTGTTACTGTCAACGTTTGCGTGACCGGAGGAGGGATTGATGTTTCAGTGACGACGAGAGTCACTATCACGGTTGATGGATTACCTGTTGCGGCGGTTGAATGAGTCGGGGGCGTGGTTTGAGGCGGCGGTGCCGTTGACGACGGAAAGCTAGATGCT encodes:
- a CDS encoding uncharacterized protein (EggNog:ENOG41) produces the protein MPLTGHCLCKAVTYTADVDAPLVTGYDHCDDCQRQTGSTYSLVAVVPKDKLTINGPVKTWTGTAASGNKVDRLFCSECGSPIAHDPSAAPEIIVLKAGTLDTEIKKNLKPDTEIWTAGKLPFCQEHLAKPFKFMPE
- a CDS encoding uncharacterized protein (EggNog:ENOG41~SECRETED:SignalP(1-24)) — encoded protein: MKYHAATILAAAAAALMTTVSASAAVVCSESEFGVSNHSDICRVDSVTPQPGNDFTLPCVEVIFRDNTCHFEANEPNYAKAHEDCHCRGTTFSAWIECQKCLLEHGFHGENDEYWSKILDAASKALCTGTPTAAAVSTLSTPAEAGTVIPTPTSSDGSPVETFKGVNQTAIASQGPWAFNQTAAPAAGAAEPQKTCIDGFDVQQTNTAVPIDPSITIDPTLPFLPTNSFTSTNSLEPIVTTLEWLLPGENPESAPFSDHESSGAVSSSSFGKSGLAVAIAGAIVIGVL
- a CDS encoding uncharacterized protein (EggNog:ENOG41~SECRETED:SignalP(1-23)~TransMembrane:1 (n8-18c23/24o410-432i)), with amino-acid sequence MASIPKMLLLPTTILALVAEVAANQPLATAIKKQLPDANEKLFPDHLAFEPLPALNPFETTVPTNLWLDDQEDKDASSSSLTKRYHPAFAYHFQEAEEDLLKRAADVLAILQNRAACPSGTESCSGIGSPDKCCADGSYCTNVSDSDAEQIACCPNGATCGGGVGACPSNAVSCPSALGGGCCIPGYVCVGVGCVPSAAASSFPSSTAPPPQTTPPTHSTAATGNPSTVIVTLVVTETSIPPPVTQTLTVTATGPGTETATGAPPYRPTDATSTSSTSTSTSSAPMTTQSGETQSGCPTGFYGCLATHGGGCCRTDRDCQTFSCPASSSTIISHGVTVVVPADDVPTATASDKCAGGWFLCGKDAGSVAGCCPSGYKCGTASCFTSAASETNSVQKQEPEAPSKNAASSAVLSSSLLVMGGITGSLLLLLGVL